A DNA window from Actinokineospora baliensis contains the following coding sequences:
- a CDS encoding transposase domain-containing protein, translated as MSDRVAIGMLLKAFPPEEVDAAIDAAGAREQRSRALPARTMVYFTLALWLFGGAGYDAVLARLTAGMRWAGVATGTRSAPSTGSITKARKRLGPEVMRRLFLRRAAADRAEAIRWRGMRVCTLDAGVVDIPDTAANLAAFDHSKVRVSVLAGHDTGSLLDVAVGSPREELGSRVLDTISPGTLVVAHRSAAEHDLWRAAADRGADLLWRARAPISLPRLHVLPDGSFLSRVLADGDPVTDSLAVRVLQSPEAVLVTTLLDPDQAPAAELAALHRTRWRFEALFESLEAGPVALRSQDPHGVAQELWAMLCVYQAVHPWRRKEAALRGAMSGTGGFGMPHRRGTHQ; from the coding sequence TTGTCCGACCGGGTCGCGATCGGCATGCTGCTCAAGGCGTTCCCGCCCGAGGAGGTCGACGCCGCCATCGACGCGGCGGGCGCGCGGGAGCAGCGCTCGCGCGCGCTGCCCGCGCGCACAATGGTCTACTTCACCCTCGCGTTATGGCTGTTCGGCGGAGCGGGCTACGACGCCGTGCTCGCCAGGCTCACCGCGGGCATGCGCTGGGCCGGGGTGGCCACCGGCACCCGCTCGGCGCCGAGCACCGGGTCGATCACCAAGGCTCGCAAGCGGCTCGGCCCCGAGGTGATGCGCAGGCTGTTCCTGCGCCGCGCCGCCGCCGACCGCGCCGAGGCGATCCGCTGGCGCGGCATGCGGGTGTGCACCCTCGACGCCGGGGTGGTCGACATCCCCGACACCGCGGCCAACCTCGCCGCGTTCGACCACTCCAAGGTGCGGGTCTCGGTGCTCGCGGGCCACGACACCGGCTCGCTGCTCGACGTGGCCGTCGGGTCGCCGCGCGAGGAGCTCGGCAGCCGGGTGCTGGACACGATCAGCCCTGGCACGCTGGTGGTGGCGCACCGCTCCGCCGCGGAGCACGACCTGTGGCGGGCCGCGGCCGACCGGGGCGCGGACCTGCTCTGGCGGGCCCGCGCGCCGATCTCGCTGCCCCGGCTGCACGTGCTGCCGGACGGCTCGTTCCTGTCCAGGGTGCTCGCCGACGGCGACCCGGTGACCGACTCGCTCGCGGTGCGGGTGCTGCAGTCACCGGAGGCGGTATTGGTCACCACCCTGCTCGACCCCGACCAGGCGCCCGCCGCGGAACTGGCCGCGCTGCACCGCACCCGCTGGCGGTTCGAGGCGCTGTTCGAGTCCCTGGAGGCGGGCCCGGTCGCGCTGCGCTCGCAGGATCCGCACGGCGTGGCGCAGGAGCTGTGGGCGATGCTCTGCGTGTACCAAGCGGTGCACCCGTGGCGTCGTAAGGAAGCGGCCCTGCGCGGTGCGATGTCGGGTACCGGCGGGTTCGGGATGCCGCACCGGCGCGGTACGCACCAGTAA
- a CDS encoding nitric oxide synthase oxygenase: MTGQIWAPPAPAGHHPTPGAVDTGAAPRATPRSTGGVADIDEAVEFLELFHAENPQAGPAAPRVAWVRAEVELTGTYRHTSAELTHGARVAWRNSARCVGRLYWRSMRVRDLRSVRAPAEVARQCARHLRLATNGGRIRPLITVFAQDAPGRPAPRIWNEQLIRYAGHPADEHGRVTGDPRYAGFTAAVTAMGWRPPAEPGPFDVLPLVISGPDGHARLFSLPPDAVTEVALTHPEYPWFADLGLRWHAVPAISSMRLRVGGVDYPAAPFNGWYLGTEIGARNLADHDRYDLLPALAERLGLDTSREASLWRDRALVELNIAVLHSYAAAGVTISDHHTEAARFMMHLEQEAKAGRKCPADWSWVVPPMSGSQTPLFHRYYDTDHLRPEFIADEHATATALHGTPPPLPGQADGGPPLWSYLRGTRSPVGG; the protein is encoded by the coding sequence GTGACCGGTCAGATCTGGGCACCACCCGCTCCCGCAGGCCACCACCCCACCCCCGGCGCGGTCGACACCGGGGCGGCACCCCGAGCGACCCCGCGGTCGACCGGCGGCGTCGCCGACATCGACGAGGCCGTGGAGTTCCTGGAGCTGTTCCACGCCGAGAACCCGCAGGCCGGTCCAGCCGCGCCGCGGGTGGCGTGGGTGCGCGCCGAGGTCGAGCTCACCGGCACCTACCGGCACACCAGCGCGGAGCTGACCCACGGCGCCCGGGTCGCCTGGCGCAACAGCGCCCGCTGCGTCGGTCGGCTGTACTGGCGCAGCATGCGGGTGCGCGACCTGCGCTCGGTGCGCGCCCCGGCCGAGGTGGCCCGCCAGTGCGCCAGGCACCTGCGGCTGGCCACCAACGGCGGCCGCATCCGACCGCTGATCACCGTCTTCGCCCAGGACGCGCCGGGCCGCCCGGCGCCGAGGATCTGGAACGAGCAGCTCATCCGCTACGCCGGTCACCCGGCCGACGAGCACGGGCGGGTGACCGGGGACCCGCGCTACGCCGGGTTCACCGCCGCCGTGACGGCCATGGGCTGGCGGCCACCGGCCGAGCCGGGGCCCTTCGACGTGCTGCCGCTGGTGATCTCCGGCCCGGACGGCCACGCCAGGCTGTTCTCGCTGCCCCCCGACGCGGTCACCGAGGTCGCGCTGACCCACCCCGAGTACCCGTGGTTCGCCGACCTCGGCCTGCGCTGGCACGCGGTCCCGGCGATCAGTTCGATGCGGCTGCGCGTCGGCGGCGTCGACTACCCGGCCGCGCCGTTCAACGGCTGGTACCTGGGCACCGAGATCGGCGCCCGCAACCTGGCCGACCACGACCGCTACGACCTGCTGCCCGCGCTGGCCGAGCGGCTGGGCCTGGACACCTCCCGCGAGGCGTCGCTGTGGCGGGACCGGGCGCTGGTCGAGCTCAACATCGCCGTGCTGCACTCCTACGCCGCCGCCGGGGTCACCATCAGCGACCACCACACCGAGGCGGCCCGGTTCATGATGCACCTGGAGCAGGAGGCCAAGGCGGGCCGCAAGTGCCCGGCGGACTGGAGTTGGGTCGTGCCCCCGATGTCGGGCTCGCAGACCCCGCTGTTCCACCGCTACTACGACACCGACCACCTGCGGCCCGAGTTCATCGCCGACGAGCACGCCACCGCGACGGCGCTGCACGGCACACCGCCGCCGTTGCCGGGGCAGGCCGACGGGGGTCCGCCGCTGTGGTCGTACCTGCGCGGCACCCGGTCACCGGTGGGCGGGTGA
- a CDS encoding FKBP-type peptidyl-prolyl cis-trans isomerase: protein MAAQKPEIDFPEGAPPAELEITDITVGDGPEAVAGQLVSVHYVGVSHSTGEEFDASWNRGETFAFPLGGGRVIAGWDQGVAGMRVGGRRKLVIPPHLGYGDRGAGAKIKPGETLIFVVDLLGVN from the coding sequence ATGGCTGCGCAGAAGCCCGAGATCGACTTCCCCGAGGGCGCGCCGCCCGCGGAGTTGGAGATCACCGACATCACCGTCGGCGACGGCCCCGAGGCCGTCGCGGGTCAGCTGGTGTCGGTGCACTACGTGGGTGTCTCGCACTCCACCGGTGAGGAGTTCGACGCCTCCTGGAACCGCGGCGAGACCTTCGCCTTCCCGCTCGGCGGCGGTCGGGTCATCGCGGGCTGGGACCAGGGCGTGGCTGGCATGCGCGTGGGCGGTCGGCGCAAGTTGGTCATCCCGCCGCACCTGGGCTACGGCGACCGGGGCGCGGGCGCCAAGATCAAGCCGGGCGAGACCCTGATCTTCGTCGTCGACCTGCTCGGCGTGAACTGA
- a CDS encoding SSI family serine proteinase inhibitor → MSAKSLAVAAVCASVAALVPATTADATIAPVRAGFVLTVQRAGELPRLAVLRCAPDGGTHQAAAAACAQLSQVNGRFEKLNVVPDAMCTLEYDPVKVTAVGLWGRRPVHYRAEFGNRCQLHTATGAVFGI, encoded by the coding sequence ATGTCCGCAAAGTCCCTCGCCGTCGCGGCTGTGTGCGCCTCGGTGGCCGCACTCGTGCCCGCGACGACCGCCGACGCGACCATAGCCCCGGTGCGCGCCGGGTTCGTACTGACCGTCCAGCGCGCGGGTGAGCTGCCAAGACTCGCGGTGCTGCGCTGCGCGCCCGACGGCGGCACGCACCAGGCCGCCGCCGCGGCCTGCGCGCAGCTCTCGCAGGTCAACGGCCGGTTCGAGAAGCTCAACGTGGTGCCGGACGCGATGTGCACGCTCGAGTACGACCCGGTCAAGGTGACCGCGGTCGGCCTGTGGGGCCGCAGGCCGGTGCACTACCGCGCGGAGTTCGGCAACCGCTGCCAGCTGCACACCGCCACCGGAGCGGTGTTCGGCATCTGA
- a CDS encoding response regulator transcription factor, translating to MNSENPHDRPAVVLVEDEPDLAAMARDFLVREGFRVLPAADVRAGLHLVETERVDLVVLDLGLPDGNGLDLLRAVRGRDDAVPVIVVTGRGEEADRVVGLELGADDYVVKPYSPRELAARIRAVLRRSTAPAPATTAIRVGGLVIDTSAREVRRAGTPIALTPREYGLVEFLAATPGQTFSREQLLDNVWGSSSRWQAPSTVDEHVYRVRRKLLAAGVTEPRITTVRGFGYRMDL from the coding sequence GTGAACTCCGAGAACCCCCACGACCGCCCCGCCGTGGTGCTCGTCGAGGACGAGCCCGATCTCGCCGCGATGGCGCGGGACTTCCTCGTCCGCGAGGGTTTCCGGGTGCTGCCCGCCGCCGACGTGCGGGCCGGGCTGCACCTGGTGGAGACCGAGCGCGTCGACCTGGTGGTGCTCGACCTCGGGCTGCCCGACGGCAACGGCCTCGACCTGCTGCGCGCGGTGCGCGGCCGCGACGACGCGGTGCCGGTGATCGTGGTGACGGGGCGCGGCGAGGAGGCCGACCGGGTGGTCGGCCTGGAGTTGGGCGCCGACGACTACGTCGTGAAGCCCTACTCGCCAAGGGAACTGGCCGCCCGCATCCGCGCCGTGCTGCGCCGCAGCACCGCCCCGGCACCGGCGACCACCGCGATCAGGGTGGGCGGGTTGGTGATCGACACCAGCGCCCGCGAGGTGCGCCGCGCGGGCACCCCGATCGCGCTGACCCCGCGTGAGTACGGGCTCGTCGAGTTCCTCGCCGCGACGCCGGGGCAGACCTTCTCCCGCGAGCAGTTGCTGGACAACGTGTGGGGCTCGTCGTCGCGCTGGCAGGCGCCGTCCACAGTGGACGAACACGTCTACCGGGTGCGCCGCAAGCTGCTCGCCGCCGGGGTCACCGAACCGAGGATCACCACGGTGCGCGGGTTCGGCTACCGGATG
- a CDS encoding Gfo/Idh/MocA family oxidoreductase produces MSTEAAVVLIGYGLAGSAFHAPFIAAAEGLRLVAVVTGDSGRAADAVARYPGIEVIDSVSRVWPRAAEFDLAVVASPNRYHVAQASAALDARLHVVVDKPAAATGREVRDLAATAERAGRVFTTFQNRRWDGDFRTVRHLLERGDLAGVTRFESRFERAAAPVKTGWKGSADPADLADIRYDLGSHLVDQAIVLFGRPTAVYAQVQATRPGAPAPEDATVHLTHPGGVVSYLRTSKASVPVAPRFALAGPDVGYHCWGLDPQESASRSGRLPTDPGFGSYPESQWGHLTTATGSHPTPTLDGHYLGFYTALAACLRGEAPNPVPPAETADVADTIEAAFRSTELGAPVLLD; encoded by the coding sequence ATGTCCACCGAAGCGGCCGTGGTCTTGATCGGTTATGGATTGGCGGGCAGCGCGTTCCACGCGCCGTTCATCGCCGCCGCCGAGGGGCTGCGCCTGGTGGCCGTCGTCACCGGCGATTCCGGCCGGGCCGCCGACGCCGTCGCGCGGTACCCGGGGATCGAGGTGATCGACTCCGTCTCGCGGGTCTGGCCGCGCGCCGCCGAGTTCGACCTCGCCGTCGTCGCCTCGCCCAACCGGTACCACGTGGCCCAGGCGAGCGCCGCGCTCGACGCCAGGCTGCACGTGGTGGTCGACAAGCCCGCCGCCGCGACCGGGCGCGAGGTCCGGGACCTCGCCGCCACCGCCGAGCGCGCGGGCCGGGTGTTCACCACCTTCCAGAACCGGCGCTGGGACGGCGACTTCCGCACCGTCCGCCACCTGCTGGAGCGGGGTGACCTGGCCGGGGTGACCCGGTTCGAGTCCCGGTTCGAGCGCGCCGCCGCGCCGGTGAAGACCGGCTGGAAGGGCAGCGCCGACCCGGCCGACCTCGCCGACATCCGCTACGACCTCGGCAGCCACCTCGTCGACCAGGCCATCGTCCTGTTCGGCCGCCCCACGGCGGTGTACGCCCAGGTCCAGGCGACCCGGCCGGGCGCGCCCGCCCCCGAGGACGCCACCGTGCACCTGACCCACCCCGGCGGTGTCGTGTCCTACCTGCGCACCAGCAAGGCCTCGGTCCCCGTCGCCCCCCGCTTCGCCCTAGCGGGCCCCGACGTCGGCTACCACTGCTGGGGCCTCGACCCCCAGGAATCCGCCAGCCGCTCCGGCCGCCTCCCCACCGACCCCGGCTTCGGCAGCTACCCCGAGTCCCAGTGGGGCCACCTGACCACCGCCACCGGCTCCCACCCCACCCCCACCCTCGACGGCCACTACCTGGGCTTCTACACCGCCCTGGCCGCCTGCCTGCGCGGCGAGGCCCCGAACCCCGTGCCCCCAGCCGAGACGGCCGACGTGGCCGACACCATCGAGGCCGCGTTCCGTTCGACCGAACTCGGGGCGCCGGTCCTGCTGGACTGA
- a CDS encoding alpha/beta fold hydrolase, giving the protein MTELPTLLLVHGLAGGGALWDGLAEHWDGPVVAPDLAGHAGAAPLERYTFGALAARVAAGLDPDRPVVALGHSLGGVVALALASGWFGVRVDAVVALGVKISWSPDELAKGAALAARPPKVFETKAEAETWAGKLAGLPGGPVAEAGGGWRAALDPRAFGVGRPDLPGLLAAARCRVTLAAGEHDPMSPVEQLRTLVPNPVVLPGVGHNAHVEDPAAVAVLLEYLR; this is encoded by the coding sequence GTGACTGAACTCCCGACCTTGCTCCTGGTGCACGGCCTCGCAGGCGGGGGTGCGCTGTGGGACGGCCTGGCCGAGCACTGGGACGGGCCGGTCGTCGCGCCGGACCTCGCGGGCCACGCCGGTGCCGCGCCGCTGGAGCGCTACACCTTCGGCGCGCTCGCCGCTCGCGTGGCCGCCGGGCTCGACCCGGACCGGCCCGTGGTGGCCCTCGGCCACTCCCTCGGCGGGGTGGTGGCCCTGGCGCTGGCCTCGGGCTGGTTCGGCGTCCGGGTCGACGCGGTCGTCGCGTTGGGCGTCAAGATCAGCTGGTCGCCGGACGAGTTGGCGAAGGGCGCGGCGCTGGCCGCGCGGCCGCCCAAGGTGTTCGAGACCAAGGCCGAGGCCGAGACCTGGGCGGGCAAGCTCGCTGGGCTGCCCGGCGGTCCCGTGGCTGAGGCGGGCGGCGGTTGGCGGGCCGCGCTGGACCCGAGGGCGTTCGGTGTCGGGCGGCCGGACCTGCCGGGACTGCTCGCCGCGGCCCGGTGCCGGGTGACGCTGGCGGCGGGGGAGCACGACCCGATGTCCCCGGTGGAGCAGTTGCGGACCCTGGTGCCGAACCCGGTCGTGCTGCCGGGGGTCGGGCACAACGCCCACGTCGAGGACCCGGCCGCGGTGGCGGTGCTGCTGGAGTACCTGCGCTGA
- a CDS encoding MFS transporter — protein sequence MALLDVSIVTVALPSMRADLGASPGGIQWVISGYALTFGLSLVAGGRLGDALGRRRMFLVALTGFVLTSALAGAAPSLLWLVVARLAQGLMGGLLTPQNSGLIQDLFRGPERGKAFGVLGATIGISTAVGPIAGGVILAVFGDPEGWRWVFYVNLPIGIAALVLALRVLPAVGGRRRVDIDVVGALLLGAAVLAVLLPLVRAESGGLGGLWWLFPLAAALGWGFLRWERRVVDRGRAPLLDTRLFTETPGYVAGAGIALAYFCGFSGIWLVFAVFFQGGLGYTPLESGLAVTPFALGSAVAAAVAGRLVARWGRVITVCGLTAVGVGLAAVAVVLLAVPGPAAGLWIVVPMVLAGVGGGAVISPNTTMTLSQVPNRLAGVAGGVLQTGQRIGTAVGTASLAAVFHAVLGGTGRYSSAIAVALFVAVGLVAVALVLAVRDWRAHPAERVDRSSVG from the coding sequence ATGGCGTTGTTGGACGTCAGCATCGTGACGGTGGCGTTGCCGTCGATGCGGGCGGATCTGGGGGCGAGTCCGGGCGGGATCCAGTGGGTGATCTCCGGGTACGCGCTCACCTTCGGGCTTTCCCTCGTCGCGGGTGGCAGGCTCGGTGACGCGCTGGGGCGGCGGCGGATGTTCCTGGTCGCGTTGACCGGGTTCGTGCTCACCAGCGCCTTGGCCGGGGCCGCGCCCTCCCTGCTGTGGCTGGTGGTGGCCCGCTTGGCGCAGGGGTTGATGGGCGGGTTGCTCACCCCGCAGAACTCCGGGCTGATCCAGGACCTGTTCCGCGGCCCCGAGCGCGGCAAGGCCTTCGGGGTGCTCGGGGCGACCATCGGGATCTCGACGGCGGTTGGGCCGATCGCGGGCGGGGTGATCCTGGCGGTGTTCGGCGACCCGGAGGGCTGGCGCTGGGTGTTCTACGTGAACCTGCCGATCGGGATCGCCGCGCTGGTGCTCGCGTTGCGGGTGCTGCCCGCGGTGGGTGGCCGTCGCCGGGTGGACATCGATGTTGTCGGGGCGCTGCTGTTGGGGGCCGCCGTGCTCGCGGTGCTGCTCCCGCTGGTGCGCGCGGAAAGCGGGGGACTGGGTGGTTTGTGGTGGTTGTTCCCGCTGGCCGCCGCGCTCGGGTGGGGGTTCCTGCGGTGGGAGCGGCGGGTGGTCGACCGGGGTCGGGCGCCGCTGCTGGACACCCGGTTGTTCACCGAGACCCCCGGCTACGTCGCGGGTGCGGGTATCGCGCTGGCCTACTTCTGCGGGTTCTCCGGGATCTGGCTGGTGTTCGCGGTGTTCTTCCAGGGTGGGCTCGGGTATACGCCGCTGGAGTCGGGGTTGGCGGTCACGCCGTTCGCGCTCGGGTCGGCGGTGGCCGCGGCGGTCGCGGGCAGGCTGGTCGCGCGCTGGGGGCGGGTGATCACCGTGTGCGGGTTGACCGCCGTCGGGGTGGGGTTGGCGGCGGTCGCGGTGGTGCTGCTCGCGGTGCCCGGTCCGGCGGCGGGGCTGTGGATCGTGGTCCCGATGGTGCTGGCCGGGGTCGGCGGCGGCGCGGTGATCTCGCCCAACACCACGATGACGCTCTCGCAGGTGCCCAACCGGTTGGCGGGGGTGGCGGGCGGGGTGCTGCAGACCGGTCAGCGGATCGGCACCGCGGTGGGCACCGCGTCGCTGGCCGCGGTCTTCCACGCGGTGCTGGGCGGGACCGGGCGGTACTCCTCGGCGATCGCGGTCGCCCTGTTCGTCGCGGTCGGGCTGGTGGCCGTCGCGCTGGTGCTGGCGGTGCGGGACTGGCGGGCGCACCCGGCCGAGCGGGTGGACCGGTCGAGCGTCGGCTGA
- a CDS encoding GAF and ANTAR domain-containing protein, with protein sequence MATRAPLVDVLIEMAVAQAGDVALPPYLGQLARRCAEFAAADLVGVLLADGDRTLLSADPLPGDERYSDLFDRQCETGPAAVAFRTGTESSGPVSAWPGFAGDTGFRRAHGIPLRVGATTIGAICLYRVADRPFSGEEVAAVRAIADVAAVRVDTERALRRQRLLAEQLESALQSRVVIEQAKGVLAERRGFAPPSAFQELRSLARAHNLKIAQVAEEVVRSAERTRLAARG encoded by the coding sequence ATGGCGACACGAGCACCGCTTGTCGATGTGCTGATCGAGATGGCCGTGGCCCAGGCTGGCGATGTCGCGCTGCCGCCCTACCTGGGTCAACTCGCCCGGCGCTGCGCCGAATTCGCGGCCGCCGACCTGGTCGGGGTGCTGCTCGCCGACGGTGACCGGACCCTGCTTTCGGCTGACCCCCTCCCGGGAGATGAGCGGTATTCCGATTTGTTCGACCGGCAGTGCGAGACCGGTCCGGCGGCGGTGGCCTTCCGCACCGGAACGGAATCCTCGGGACCGGTATCGGCGTGGCCCGGATTCGCGGGCGACACCGGATTCCGGCGCGCGCACGGCATTCCCCTGCGGGTGGGCGCGACGACGATCGGCGCGATCTGCCTCTACCGGGTGGCCGACCGGCCGTTCAGCGGCGAGGAGGTCGCCGCGGTGCGCGCCATCGCGGACGTGGCGGCCGTGCGGGTGGACACCGAACGCGCTCTGCGGCGGCAACGCCTGCTGGCCGAGCAGCTGGAGTCGGCGCTGCAGTCCCGCGTGGTGATCGAACAGGCCAAGGGGGTGCTCGCCGAGCGGCGCGGCTTCGCGCCGCCCTCGGCGTTCCAGGAGCTGCGGTCGCTGGCCCGCGCGCACAACCTCAAGATCGCCCAGGTCGCCGAGGAGGTCGTGCGCAGCGCCGAGCGCACCAGGCTGGCCGCCCGCGGCTGA